One genomic region from Falco rusticolus isolate bFalRus1 chromosome 19, bFalRus1.pri, whole genome shotgun sequence encodes:
- the CNPY2 gene encoding protein canopy homolog 2, translating into MRGRIPPALCLAVALAALLPAACARRSQDLHCGACRALVDELEWEIAQVDPRKTIQMGSFRINPDGSQSVVEVPYARSEAHLTELLERVCEKMKEYGEKVDPSTHRKSYVRVISHDGTKMDLSGVKIDGDVASSLKFACESIAEEYEDELIEFLSHEADNVKDRLCSKRTDLCDHALHIPHDEL; encoded by the exons ATGAGGGGCCGGATCCCGCCCGCGCTCTGCCTGGCCGTGGCCCTGGCTGCGCTGCTGCCCGCCGCCTGCGCCCGCCGGAGCCAGGACCTGCACTGCGGAG CGTGTCGGGCACTGGTGGATGAGCTGGAGTGGGAGATCGCCCAGGTCGACCCCAGGAAAACCATCCAGATGGGCTCGTTCCGGATCAACCCTGACGGCAGCCAGTCGGTTGTGGAG GTGCCCTACGCCCGGTCGGAGGCACAtctgacagagctgctggagcgggTGTGCGAGAAGATGAAGGAATATGGGGAAAAAGTGGATCCATCCACGCACCGGAAGAGCTACGTCCGGGTGATCTCCCACGACGGGACCAAGATGGACCTCTCCGGGGTCAAAATCGATGGAGACGTGGCTTCCAGCCTGAAGTTTGCG TGTGAGAGCATTGCCGAGGAGTACGAGGACGAACTCATAGAATTCCTCTCCCACGAGGCCGACAACGTCAAGGACCGGCTCTGCAGCAAGCGGACgg ACCTGTGTGACCACGCGCTCCACATCCCGCACGATGAGCTGTGA